A single genomic interval of Paenibacillus macerans harbors:
- a CDS encoding PTS sugar transporter subunit IIA: protein MLPWSRKSKKQAGDLVITTPVNGLAVPLERVPDPAFAERMMGEGVAIEPAEGKVYAPFDGVVAQLIKSKHAVILEHESGAQLLIHVGVDTVSLKGEGFTPRVETGDRVKAGQLLMEFDIARIVEAGLPVITPLIVPAGIDAVLEVHAHEGEAAVGIDPVLTIKLA from the coding sequence ATGTTGCCATGGAGTAGAAAAAGCAAAAAACAAGCCGGCGATTTGGTAATAACCACGCCGGTGAACGGACTGGCTGTGCCTCTTGAGCGTGTGCCCGACCCGGCATTTGCCGAACGGATGATGGGGGAAGGAGTTGCGATCGAGCCGGCCGAAGGAAAAGTGTATGCGCCGTTTGATGGAGTTGTCGCGCAACTGATCAAATCCAAACACGCCGTGATCCTTGAACATGAATCCGGGGCTCAGCTCCTGATTCACGTCGGCGTTGATACCGTGTCGCTAAAAGGAGAAGGCTTCACGCCCCGGGTGGAGACCGGTGACCGGGTAAAGGCGGGGCAATTGCTGATGGAGTTTGATATCGCCCGGATTGTTGAAGCCGGCCTGCCGGTCATAACGCCGCTGATCGTTCCCGCGGGCATCGACGCCGTGCTTGAAGTTCATGCACATGAAGGAGAAGCGGCCGTGGGTATAGATCCCGTACTCACTATTAAACTGGCTTGA
- a CDS encoding PRD domain-containing protein, producing the protein MKISRVLNNNAVVVKEGDSEKIIMGAGIAFQKGKNDVIDQSKIEKVFVLKEEGHKFQELLSTVPEAHIAVGEDIISYAERQLGMKLSDHIHISLTDHLTFAIERLNQGIEVRNKLMNEIRILYHEEFKIGQWALRHVQEKLGIAFPEDEAAFIALHIHTAKMGDAHIEDSIKKALILQEASDFMLKDLGVSISSDSISYHRLLTHLEYAIHRFYENKPFHTLDDDMLKVIKKKYKKGYKTAQSAAAFLQQKYGVAFPESEMAYIALHLQRILENI; encoded by the coding sequence ATGAAAATCAGCCGTGTTCTGAACAATAACGCCGTTGTTGTAAAAGAAGGCGACAGCGAGAAAATAATTATGGGGGCGGGAATCGCGTTTCAGAAAGGAAAAAACGATGTCATCGATCAGAGCAAGATCGAGAAGGTCTTCGTTTTGAAGGAGGAGGGCCACAAGTTCCAGGAGCTTCTCAGCACCGTTCCCGAGGCTCATATTGCCGTGGGGGAGGATATTATCTCCTATGCGGAACGGCAGCTTGGCATGAAATTGAGCGACCACATTCATATTTCCTTAACCGATCACCTGACCTTTGCCATCGAGCGTTTAAACCAGGGCATCGAAGTCCGGAACAAGCTGATGAACGAAATCCGCATTCTTTACCACGAAGAATTTAAGATCGGGCAGTGGGCGCTCCGCCATGTGCAGGAGAAGCTGGGGATCGCGTTTCCCGAGGATGAAGCGGCTTTTATCGCCCTGCATATCCATACCGCCAAAATGGGAGACGCCCATATCGAAGACTCCATCAAAAAAGCGCTGATTCTGCAGGAGGCCAGTGATTTTATGCTTAAGGATCTGGGCGTAAGCATCAGCAGCGACAGCATTTCCTATCATCGTCTGCTGACGCATCTGGAATACGCCATCCACCGCTTTTACGAGAATAAACCGTTTCATACGCTGGACGACGACATGCTGAAAGTCATCAAGAAAAAATATAAAAAGGGCTACAAAACCGCGCAAAGTGCCGCAGCTTTTCTCCAGCAAAAGTACGGCGTTGCTTTTCCGGAATCGGAAATGGCGTATATTGCCCTGCATTTGCAGCGCATCCTAGAAAATATTTAA
- a CDS encoding formylglycine-generating enzyme family protein — MDQDHNKATPSCCSPKRSKPGVVRLGSGAAAFAANGGRPKAAGAKTAGVQSNMVRLEGGTFLMGTDDKEGFPSDGEGPVREVTVSPFYIDSYAVTNRQFSEFVRATGYRTDAEKFGNSFVFHLFLPPDVLADTTNVVMQTPWWRLIEGADWRHPEGPASGLQGRMDHPVVHVSWYDAEAYCRWAGKRLPTEAEWEYAARGGLVQKKYPWGDELTPEGKHMCNIWQGKFPVQNEALDGYAGTAPVNAFEPNGYGLYNMAGNVWEWCADWFDVRYHRFQGNVNPKGPEKGNLKSMRGGSYLCHHSYCNRYRVAARSRNTPDSSSGNLGFRCAADA; from the coding sequence GTGGATCAAGATCATAACAAGGCCACACCTTCTTGCTGTTCCCCAAAACGTTCAAAACCGGGTGTTGTCCGGTTGGGCAGTGGAGCCGCAGCATTTGCGGCGAACGGCGGTCGTCCTAAAGCGGCGGGAGCGAAGACGGCGGGAGTGCAAAGCAACATGGTACGCTTGGAAGGCGGGACGTTTTTGATGGGCACGGACGACAAGGAAGGTTTTCCTTCGGATGGCGAAGGGCCGGTAAGGGAAGTCACGGTGTCCCCGTTTTATATAGATTCCTACGCGGTGACCAACCGGCAGTTTTCTGAATTTGTCCGGGCTACGGGCTACCGTACCGATGCCGAGAAATTCGGCAACTCGTTTGTATTTCATCTGTTTCTGCCGCCGGATGTGCTGGCCGATACGACGAATGTTGTCATGCAAACGCCGTGGTGGCGGCTGATCGAGGGGGCTGACTGGCGGCATCCCGAAGGGCCTGCCTCCGGGCTGCAAGGAAGGATGGATCACCCCGTGGTCCATGTCTCTTGGTATGATGCGGAGGCATACTGCCGTTGGGCCGGCAAACGGCTGCCGACGGAAGCCGAATGGGAATATGCCGCGCGCGGCGGGCTGGTGCAGAAAAAATATCCATGGGGAGATGAACTCACCCCCGAAGGTAAGCATATGTGCAATATCTGGCAGGGGAAATTTCCCGTTCAGAACGAGGCGTTGGACGGATACGCAGGGACCGCTCCGGTAAATGCGTTCGAGCCTAACGGCTATGGTCTATACAATATGGCGGGGAATGTCTGGGAATGGTGCGCGGACTGGTTCGATGTGCGTTACCACCGGTTCCAAGGCAATGTGAATCCCAAAGGACCGGAGAAGGGCAATCTGAAATCGATGCGCGGCGGCTCCTACCTGTGTCATCACTCTTATTGCAACCGGTACAGGGTTGCGGCACGAAGCAGAAACACGCCGGACAGCTCGTCCGGAAACCTTGGATTCCGTTGCGCGGCGGATGCCTGA